One window of the Acaryochloris sp. CCMEE 5410 genome contains the following:
- a CDS encoding argininosuccinate synthase, translating to MGRAKKVVLAYSGGVDTSVCIPYLKHEWGVEEVITLAADLGQGDELEPIRKKALDAGAAQSLIADGTQSFITDYAFPAIQANALYENRYPLSTALARPLIAKLLVEAAETHGADAVAHGCTGKGNDQVRFDVSITALNPDIKVLAPAREWGMSREETIAYGEKYGVQSPVKKSSPYSIDRNLLGRSVEAGPLEDPWVEPLEEVYDLTKAIADTPDQPEYVDIDFAHGLPTQLNGQALSPVALVEQLNQIVGNHGVGRIDMVENRLVGIKSREIYEAPALLVLIQAHRELESLALTADVTHYKRGIEETYSQLVYNGLWFSPLKDALDAFIQQTQKQVTGMVRVKLFKGSATVVGRQSPHSLYTPDLATYGAEDAFDHKAAEGFIYVWGLPTRVWSQQQR from the coding sequence ATGGGGCGCGCTAAAAAAGTTGTGTTGGCCTATTCTGGAGGCGTTGACACCTCCGTTTGTATTCCGTATCTCAAGCACGAATGGGGCGTTGAAGAAGTCATCACCCTAGCTGCAGACTTAGGCCAAGGAGACGAGCTAGAACCCATTCGCAAAAAAGCCCTAGATGCAGGAGCTGCCCAATCTTTAATTGCCGATGGCACCCAAAGCTTTATTACCGACTATGCCTTTCCTGCCATTCAGGCCAATGCCCTCTACGAAAATCGATATCCCCTCTCGACGGCCTTAGCCCGCCCCTTAATTGCCAAACTGCTGGTGGAAGCTGCTGAGACCCACGGTGCCGATGCCGTTGCCCACGGCTGTACAGGGAAAGGCAATGATCAGGTGCGCTTTGACGTGTCTATTACCGCTCTTAATCCCGACATCAAAGTGCTAGCTCCTGCTCGTGAATGGGGTATGAGCCGGGAAGAGACCATTGCCTATGGCGAAAAGTATGGCGTGCAGTCCCCCGTCAAAAAATCTTCCCCCTACAGTATTGACCGCAATTTGTTAGGGCGGAGTGTGGAAGCCGGCCCCTTGGAAGATCCTTGGGTCGAACCATTAGAAGAGGTCTATGATCTAACGAAGGCCATTGCCGATACCCCTGATCAGCCCGAGTACGTTGATATTGATTTTGCCCACGGTCTTCCTACCCAGCTAAATGGCCAGGCCCTAAGCCCTGTTGCTTTAGTCGAACAGCTCAATCAAATCGTCGGCAATCATGGGGTGGGCCGTATCGATATGGTGGAAAATCGCCTGGTCGGCATTAAATCTCGGGAAATCTATGAAGCCCCTGCCCTGCTGGTACTGATTCAAGCACATCGGGAACTAGAGAGCCTTGCCCTGACCGCAGATGTCACCCATTACAAGCGAGGCATTGAAGAAACCTATAGCCAACTCGTCTATAACGGCCTTTGGTTTAGCCCTCTCAAAGATGCCCTAGACGCCTTTATTCAGCAAACACAAAAACAGGTGACCGGTATGGTACGGGTGAAGCTATTTAAGGGGTCGGCAACAGTGGTGGGTCGCCAATCCCCTCATTCCCTCTATACGCCAGATTTGGCAACCTATGGCGCTGAAGATGCCTTCGATCATAAAGCTGCTGAAGGATTTATCTACGTTTGGGGGTTACCGACTCGGGTCTGGTCGCAACAACAGCGATAA
- a CDS encoding MlaE family lipid ABC transporter permease subunit — translation MKSLLAWTGFNIWSRRLVAAIFLGGQVVVHLLRGKIHRRNTIEQMAIVGPESLLVALLTASFVGMVFTIQVAREFIAFGLVQTVGGVLALALTRELAPVLTAVIITGRVCSAFAAEIGTMRVTEQIDALQMLDTDPVDYLVVPRLLACTLMLPILTLISLVAGVTGGMVVASVLYDIPYSVFLDSVHSFLGVWDIWNSMIKAAIFGGIIAIVGSSWGLTTYGGAKGVGQSTTAAVVTALVMVFMTNFFLSWVMFQGAGGTALQNL, via the coding sequence GTGAAATCTTTACTGGCCTGGACGGGATTCAATATTTGGAGCCGTCGCTTGGTTGCAGCCATATTTCTAGGCGGGCAAGTGGTGGTGCATTTGCTTAGGGGCAAAATTCATCGCCGCAATACCATTGAGCAGATGGCGATTGTGGGACCCGAGTCTTTGCTGGTTGCCCTATTGACCGCTAGCTTTGTGGGCATGGTATTTACCATTCAAGTCGCTAGAGAGTTTATTGCCTTTGGTCTAGTGCAGACCGTGGGGGGCGTGTTGGCCCTCGCCCTCACCCGAGAATTGGCCCCGGTGCTAACCGCCGTGATTATTACAGGGCGAGTTTGCTCGGCCTTCGCGGCTGAAATTGGGACGATGCGGGTGACAGAACAGATCGATGCCCTACAAATGCTGGATACGGATCCAGTGGATTATTTAGTTGTACCTCGGCTATTAGCTTGTACTTTGATGTTGCCGATTTTGACTTTAATTTCGCTGGTGGCGGGGGTAACAGGTGGCATGGTGGTGGCTTCTGTTCTTTATGACATTCCCTACAGCGTTTTCTTAGATTCAGTCCACAGCTTTTTGGGGGTTTGGGATATCTGGAACTCCATGATAAAGGCCGCTATTTTTGGTGGCATTATCGCCATTGTTGGCTCTAGCTGGGGGTTAACCACCTATGGTGGAGCCAAAGGGGTGGGACAATCTACCACCGCAGCGGTGGTGACGGCCCTAGTGATGGTGTTTATGACCAACTTTTTCTTGTCTTGGGTGATGTTTCAAGGGGCAGGAGGAACAGCCTTACAAAACTTGTGA
- a CDS encoding DUF3119 family protein, producing the protein MAVSQVSDTQSTVVLTPRYWVPIGVAISGTILTVLTPWAGVPVILLGCFLGFQAATVQVQFTATAFELYRGEKQLRQFPFADWQDWLILLPPVPILFFFKEVKSIHFMPMLFDARALLACLEERCPRS; encoded by the coding sequence ATGGCTGTTTCTCAGGTTTCTGATACACAATCAACGGTAGTTTTAACCCCCCGCTATTGGGTGCCGATCGGAGTTGCGATCTCAGGCACGATCCTCACCGTCCTCACCCCTTGGGCGGGTGTTCCGGTCATCTTACTAGGGTGTTTTCTGGGCTTCCAGGCCGCCACCGTGCAGGTCCAATTTACCGCTACAGCCTTTGAGCTTTACCGAGGCGAGAAACAGTTGCGTCAGTTTCCCTTTGCCGACTGGCAAGACTGGCTGATTTTATTGCCCCCTGTTCCCATCTTGTTCTTTTTCAAAGAGGTCAAAAGTATTCACTTCATGCCCATGCTCTTTGATGCCCGAGCCCTATTGGCCTGTCTAGAGGAGCGATGCCCCAGATCTTAA
- a CDS encoding DUF3086 domain-containing protein: MTDSSGIANNTPSVEQLQKDAQTLRAEIAELRGTKAKLLEQQLSATQTALERFANDHLKTLEERKQTLQIAVDQLERRQERVQAEMRQSFAGVSQDLAIRIHGFHDYLVTSLQDLVIAAEKLELAPKETAKPQTPAPQVAPTPRPEPAAERRPVEQRPPRSGPPRQSRPPQQRSAPPQRGPKFATQEFEEETRQIRQILDQYRTNPNYYGPPWQLRRTFEPIHAERVASWFFTFGGRGALRTLSSRLQNILVASATISILRQLYGNSVRTLILANSPERLGDWRRGLQDCLGIDRSDFGPERGLILFESPDALAQKADRLVKEQQLPLILIDDAEEEVSLSILQFPLWLAFAPEPQLRKERATFDWFE; encoded by the coding sequence GTGACTGATTCTTCCGGTATCGCCAACAACACCCCCTCTGTGGAACAACTTCAAAAAGACGCTCAGACCCTGCGGGCGGAAATTGCTGAACTGCGAGGGACGAAAGCCAAGCTCCTGGAACAGCAGCTCTCGGCCACCCAAACCGCCTTAGAACGGTTTGCCAACGACCACCTCAAAACCTTGGAAGAGCGCAAGCAAACCCTACAGATTGCTGTCGATCAGCTCGAGCGTCGTCAAGAGCGGGTCCAGGCGGAAATGCGCCAAAGCTTTGCGGGCGTGTCCCAGGATTTAGCGATTCGGATCCACGGCTTCCATGACTATCTCGTCACCAGTTTGCAGGACCTCGTGATCGCGGCGGAGAAATTAGAGCTGGCCCCTAAAGAAACAGCGAAGCCTCAGACTCCAGCGCCGCAGGTAGCCCCTACTCCTCGCCCAGAACCAGCAGCGGAACGGCGGCCTGTAGAACAGCGCCCCCCTCGTTCAGGTCCCCCTCGGCAATCTCGTCCCCCTCAACAGCGGTCTGCCCCGCCTCAGCGAGGCCCTAAGTTTGCCACCCAGGAATTTGAGGAAGAGACCCGACAGATACGCCAAATTCTCGATCAATACCGCACAAATCCCAATTACTATGGCCCGCCTTGGCAGCTGCGCCGAACCTTTGAACCCATTCATGCAGAGCGAGTCGCCAGCTGGTTCTTTACCTTTGGCGGCCGAGGCGCATTACGCACTTTAAGCAGTCGCCTACAAAATATTTTGGTGGCCTCAGCCACCATCTCGATTTTGCGCCAGCTTTACGGCAATAGTGTTCGCACCTTGATTTTGGCAAATTCCCCAGAACGGCTAGGGGATTGGCGGCGGGGTCTACAGGACTGTCTTGGCATTGATCGCTCGGATTTTGGTCCAGAGCGAGGTTTAATTTTGTTTGAATCTCCGGATGCCCTGGCTCAAAAAGCGGATCGGCTCGTCAAAGAACAACAGCTCCCCTTAATTTTGATTGATGATGCGGAAGAGGAAGTCAGTCTATCGATTCTACAATTTCCGCTCTGGTTAGCTTTTGCGCCAGAACCGCAGCTTCGTAAAGAACGAGCCACGTTTGACTGGTTTGAATAG
- a CDS encoding rod shape-determining protein, whose protein sequence is MGIDLGTVNTLIFLSDQGIVLREPSVVALDQTSRSLLAIGSEAEAMMRRNPASIDVNRPLSDGVIVGFDTARLMLKHFIQQVQKGQTLLYPRVIISSPVGSTSIEKRALSEVAAQAGAREVYLIDEPVAAAIGADLPVEEPIGNMVVDIGGGTTEIAVVSYMGTVVTESLRVAGNKFDDIICRHVKKNHDLLIGERTAETVKMKIGTVYPHPEHDEAELEISGLRLLSGLPGSVVLQGSEIREALSESLARIISAIKRVLEKIPPELAADLIDRGIVITGGGAKLRGLDALISYETGLVVHVPPDPLSCVALGTGKVLENFKTLERVLQKRL, encoded by the coding sequence ATTGGCATTGATCTGGGCACTGTAAATACCCTCATCTTTCTCAGCGATCAAGGCATTGTGCTCCGAGAACCCTCAGTGGTTGCTCTGGATCAAACCAGTCGGTCTTTGCTCGCCATTGGCAGCGAAGCAGAAGCCATGATGCGGCGTAATCCCGCAAGCATTGATGTAAACCGGCCCCTGTCAGATGGGGTGATTGTGGGGTTTGATACGGCCCGGTTAATGCTCAAGCATTTTATTCAGCAGGTCCAGAAGGGCCAGACCCTGCTGTATCCTCGGGTAATCATTAGTAGTCCTGTGGGTTCTACCAGTATTGAAAAAAGGGCTTTATCCGAAGTCGCTGCCCAAGCTGGGGCGCGGGAAGTCTATCTGATTGACGAACCCGTCGCCGCTGCCATCGGGGCCGATCTACCTGTAGAAGAACCGATTGGCAATATGGTGGTGGATATTGGTGGCGGCACCACTGAAATTGCCGTGGTCAGCTATATGGGCACGGTGGTAACGGAATCTCTGCGGGTGGCAGGCAACAAGTTTGACGATATTATTTGCCGTCATGTCAAAAAGAATCATGATCTGCTGATCGGAGAAAGAACGGCAGAAACCGTAAAGATGAAGATTGGCACAGTCTATCCCCATCCTGAGCATGATGAAGCAGAGCTTGAAATTTCAGGCCTGCGGCTCCTGTCTGGTTTACCGGGGAGTGTGGTACTTCAGGGATCAGAAATTCGGGAAGCGTTGTCCGAGTCTTTAGCTCGGATTATTTCGGCGATTAAACGGGTCTTGGAAAAAATCCCTCCCGAGTTGGCGGCAGACCTCATTGACCGAGGCATTGTGATTACGGGCGGTGGCGCTAAGCTGCGAGGTCTAGATGCCCTGATCAGTTATGAAACGGGATTGGTCGTGCATGTTCCCCCTGATCCCCTCAGTTGCGTGGCCTTAGGGACGGGTAAGGTATTGGAAAATTTTAAAACCTTAGAGCGGGTCCTGCAAAAACGTTTGTAA
- the plsY gene encoding glycerol-3-phosphate 1-O-acyltransferase PlsY encodes MALWLLCNGVLLIVAYFLGSFPTGYLLGKILQGIDIREHGSKSTGATNVLRTLGKGPGLTTLVVDILKGAGAVALVRWAYANPAFLSQAPEAIETALWLSLFVIMAGLMAILGHSKSIWLNFTGGKSVATGLGVLLVMSWTVGLAALGIFALVVSLSRIVSLSSISAAISLPVLMFVAKEPLAYVLFSITAGVYVIWRHWANIQRLLAGTEPRLGQKKAVSTDVT; translated from the coding sequence ATGGCTCTCTGGTTACTGTGTAACGGTGTACTGTTAATCGTTGCCTATTTTTTGGGTTCTTTTCCCACGGGCTATTTGCTGGGTAAAATCCTGCAAGGCATCGATATCCGGGAACATGGGTCGAAATCGACCGGGGCCACCAATGTTTTACGGACACTGGGCAAGGGACCGGGATTAACTACGTTGGTGGTGGATATACTCAAAGGCGCAGGAGCCGTCGCGCTAGTGCGATGGGCCTATGCAAATCCTGCGTTTTTGAGTCAGGCACCCGAGGCAATCGAGACGGCTCTATGGCTATCTCTGTTTGTGATTATGGCGGGGCTAATGGCGATTTTGGGCCATAGTAAATCCATTTGGCTGAATTTTACGGGCGGAAAGTCTGTGGCGACGGGATTAGGCGTACTTTTGGTGATGAGCTGGACGGTGGGTCTTGCAGCTTTAGGGATTTTTGCTTTGGTGGTGTCTCTGTCACGAATTGTCTCCCTCAGTTCAATTAGTGCAGCGATTTCCCTACCCGTCTTGATGTTTGTTGCCAAAGAACCGTTGGCTTATGTGCTCTTTAGCATTACGGCAGGGGTCTATGTGATATGGCGGCATTGGGCCAATATTCAACGGTTATTGGCAGGGACTGAACCCCGGTTGGGTCAGAAGAAAGCAGTGTCTACTGATGTCACCTAA
- a CDS encoding TA system VapC family ribonuclease toxin codes for MIAVDTNILVYAHREDSEWHLAADQCLTELAEAGTPWAIPWPCIHEFFAIVTHPRIYAPPTPSADASAQIDCWLESPTLHLLGEGLGYWEVLSSLLETSRVKGPQVHDARIAALCKLHGVATLWTADRDFNRFQDLASTNPLVSLQ; via the coding sequence ATGATTGCGGTCGATACCAATATTTTGGTTTATGCCCATCGAGAAGATTCAGAATGGCATCTTGCGGCTGATCAATGTCTTACAGAACTGGCAGAAGCTGGGACTCCGTGGGCAATTCCTTGGCCTTGCATCCATGAGTTTTTTGCTATCGTCACTCATCCTCGCATTTATGCTCCACCGACTCCCTCAGCAGATGCAAGTGCGCAGATTGATTGCTGGTTGGAATCCCCAACGTTACATTTGCTAGGGGAAGGGCTCGGCTATTGGGAAGTACTGAGTAGTTTGTTAGAGACGAGTCGAGTCAAAGGTCCCCAAGTACATGATGCTCGCATTGCTGCTTTATGTAAATTGCATGGTGTTGCTACACTCTGGACTGCAGACCGAGACTTTAATCGATTTCAGGATCTAGCAAGTACGAACCCATTAGTGTCTCTGCAATAG
- a CDS encoding DUF11 domain-containing protein encodes MNKRRQHFQSVVGLGLSLLTWVTATPIATATTLPVTNGLRFQTSGPLRCANIGDWYTTNGSSGGGACNGAATTSTDRIHRFVVDITPEMITAMGGSVTVSVEDAESNGAIDEVSGAGDPTRFQLRTADGNTVLQSQTVNSGSPDNTTVNFTITTSGTYQITSETGAGPIFGDNTTALNNDDNSFRINIPDAPGLPPASQGLVGQYQGTVQHNAGGTLTIPFYFLVGPGTGSLFLRNFDIDNNGTLTYTRPNGSTIAGTNSGNGRWNNGGNLNTGGDTIPGLTLSDAGLWGLRVNNLSRNNQMIVEANTGTGDRLVLYNEPPTRAGDFTITPDTTLSTTIGVAVDHPFSVTNEFLTTDIINLNPVGTNANYTVQLLDASGNALTDTDGDGQLDTGILNPNQTQSFILRVTPLAGANASDVTEIQATSFMDQQVDPTNNKTLSITKTTTLPPPKLVLVKRITAINGNRTINPNDNTVLNQFVDDVTTNDNEAGWPNNYLTGAFSAGLVRPGDEIEYTIYFLNAGGRPAFDVTICDRLQPFQTFQPVSFLSSGDAEFQLGTSAVIPLTAVNDSSDRALYAAPNTAIPSECNLAGPNGNGTFVLNLTGNTGTGMPNLPNLPNSTGAGAPNDSYGLFRFRTTVDE; translated from the coding sequence ATGAACAAGAGACGACAACACTTCCAATCTGTAGTTGGGTTAGGATTGTCCCTGCTGACTTGGGTAACAGCCACTCCTATCGCTACAGCTACAACTCTCCCCGTTACCAACGGCTTGCGGTTCCAAACCAGTGGTCCTTTGCGTTGTGCAAATATTGGAGACTGGTACACCACGAATGGTAGCAGTGGTGGCGGAGCTTGCAACGGTGCAGCCACCACCAGTACCGATAGAATTCATCGATTTGTCGTCGATATCACCCCTGAGATGATTACGGCCATGGGGGGTAGCGTTACGGTTAGTGTTGAAGATGCTGAAAGTAATGGTGCGATTGATGAAGTCTCAGGTGCTGGTGACCCGACTCGGTTTCAGCTGCGGACAGCAGATGGAAATACGGTTCTACAATCTCAAACCGTCAATTCTGGCAGTCCTGATAACACCACGGTTAACTTTACGATCACAACTTCAGGCACATACCAAATTACGAGTGAAACCGGTGCAGGACCGATCTTTGGCGATAATACCACTGCTCTGAATAACGATGATAATAGCTTTCGGATTAATATCCCCGATGCCCCTGGTCTGCCCCCGGCCTCCCAAGGCTTAGTGGGGCAGTATCAGGGGACTGTCCAACATAATGCGGGGGGCACCTTAACTATTCCGTTCTATTTTTTGGTAGGCCCCGGCACAGGGAGTCTGTTTCTCCGCAACTTTGATATCGATAACAACGGTACATTAACCTATACCCGCCCCAATGGATCGACGATAGCGGGTACTAACTCTGGCAATGGTCGTTGGAATAACGGTGGGAACCTCAATACCGGAGGTGATACCATACCTGGCTTAACTCTATCTGACGCTGGGTTATGGGGTCTCAGAGTTAATAATCTATCCAGAAACAACCAAATGATTGTGGAGGCAAATACGGGAACGGGAGATCGTCTAGTTCTCTATAACGAACCACCGACTCGGGCGGGGGATTTTACAATTACCCCGGATACGACCCTATCAACAACGATTGGTGTAGCGGTTGATCATCCTTTTTCCGTGACGAATGAATTTCTAACCACAGACATTATCAACCTCAATCCCGTGGGCACCAATGCTAACTATACGGTCCAGTTGCTGGATGCTAGCGGCAATGCTTTGACCGATACGGATGGTGATGGCCAGCTCGATACGGGGATTCTAAACCCGAATCAAACCCAAAGTTTTATTTTGCGGGTTACCCCTCTAGCAGGCGCGAATGCATCGGATGTCACCGAGATTCAAGCGACCTCTTTTATGGATCAGCAAGTTGATCCAACCAATAACAAAACCTTGTCCATTACCAAGACCACAACCCTCCCACCGCCAAAACTGGTTCTCGTCAAACGGATTACGGCGATCAATGGCAATCGGACTATTAATCCCAATGACAATACGGTGCTGAACCAGTTTGTGGATGATGTCACGACCAATGACAATGAGGCAGGCTGGCCGAATAACTACTTAACAGGTGCCTTCTCTGCAGGGTTAGTCCGCCCTGGTGACGAAATTGAATATACGATTTACTTTCTCAATGCTGGGGGGCGTCCTGCCTTTGACGTAACCATCTGCGATCGCTTACAGCCGTTCCAAACCTTTCAACCCGTTTCATTCCTATCCAGTGGAGATGCAGAATTTCAGCTAGGAACCAGTGCAGTCATACCGTTAACTGCAGTAAACGACAGTAGTGATCGCGCCCTGTATGCCGCTCCCAATACAGCGATACCAAGTGAGTGTAATCTTGCTGGCCCCAATGGCAATGGGACATTTGTCCTCAATTTAACGGGCAATACGGGAACGGGTATGCCAAATCTCCCTAATCTCCCGAACTCGACTGGGGCAGGAGCCCCGAATGATTCCTATGGGTTGTTCCGTTTTCGCACCACCGTGGATGAGTAA
- a CDS encoding cobyric acid synthase gives MSAIMVVGTTSHAGKSIMAAVICRMLKRQGYQVTPFKGQNMALNAYVTHAGDEIGHAQAVQAWAAGLEPRVEMNPILLKPQGDMTSQVILNGKAVGRTQAADYYRDYFDRGWQAITIALATLQQEFDWIVCEGAGSPAEINLKHRDLTNMRVAKHLHAPTLLVADIDRGGVFAHIVGTLELLDPDERVLIKGFVINKFRGQRSLLESGITWLEERTGIPVVGVIPWLEHSLPAEDSLDLFERRRTKPNAEVTIVVIRLSRISNFTDFDPLEAEPSVRLQFVGPNQPLGQPDAVIVPGSKTTIADLQQLQVSGMADQLRAYSQAGGMVLGICGGFQMLGQTIADPQGTEGPPGQLSGLGLLPLQTAMTGDKITRQRQAQIILPTYCSALGNAAKTIQGYEIHQGQTQVLQPKAVQQWFDDPALGVASCNHHTLGTYLHGIFNNGPWRRVWLNQLRAQKNLPPLSLEIPDYDVYRDQMLDQVTDAIAPYLNLQPFLEGP, from the coding sequence ATGAGTGCCATCATGGTGGTCGGGACCACCTCCCATGCTGGGAAATCGATTATGGCGGCGGTGATTTGCCGAATGCTCAAACGTCAGGGCTATCAAGTCACCCCCTTTAAAGGGCAAAATATGGCCCTCAATGCCTACGTCACCCATGCTGGGGATGAAATTGGCCATGCCCAAGCCGTACAAGCCTGGGCTGCCGGTCTTGAACCTCGGGTAGAAATGAACCCCATTTTGCTGAAACCCCAAGGAGATATGACCTCCCAGGTGATCCTCAATGGCAAAGCCGTTGGTCGAACCCAGGCAGCTGATTACTACCGGGATTATTTTGATCGGGGTTGGCAAGCCATTACAATCGCATTAGCCACCCTCCAGCAAGAATTTGACTGGATTGTCTGCGAAGGAGCCGGTAGTCCCGCTGAGATTAATCTCAAACATCGCGATCTCACGAATATGCGGGTTGCCAAACATCTCCATGCCCCCACCCTTTTAGTCGCAGATATTGATCGGGGCGGTGTGTTTGCCCATATCGTCGGCACTCTGGAATTGCTGGACCCCGATGAGCGCGTTCTGATTAAAGGATTTGTAATTAATAAATTTCGTGGACAGCGATCGCTACTGGAATCTGGCATTACCTGGTTGGAAGAGCGAACTGGTATTCCTGTAGTGGGCGTGATTCCCTGGCTAGAGCATTCTTTACCAGCCGAAGATTCCTTAGATCTATTTGAACGACGTCGAACCAAACCCAATGCCGAAGTAACCATTGTGGTTATCCGTCTATCGCGCATCTCGAATTTCACGGATTTCGATCCACTGGAAGCTGAACCCTCAGTGCGTTTACAGTTTGTTGGCCCAAATCAACCCTTAGGCCAGCCCGATGCCGTCATTGTGCCAGGGTCTAAAACCACTATTGCAGACCTACAGCAGCTCCAAGTCTCAGGTATGGCGGATCAGCTTCGGGCCTATAGCCAAGCAGGAGGCATGGTCTTAGGGATCTGTGGCGGTTTCCAAATGCTGGGTCAAACCATTGCAGATCCACAGGGCACTGAAGGTCCCCCGGGGCAGTTGTCGGGGCTAGGGCTGCTCCCCCTCCAGACCGCCATGACTGGGGACAAGATTACTCGCCAACGCCAAGCCCAAATCATCTTGCCGACCTACTGTTCCGCTTTAGGCAATGCGGCGAAAACCATCCAGGGCTATGAAATACATCAAGGGCAAACCCAGGTATTACAACCAAAAGCAGTGCAACAGTGGTTCGATGATCCGGCTTTAGGCGTGGCGAGTTGCAACCATCACACCTTAGGAACCTATTTACATGGGATTTTTAATAATGGGCCATGGCGACGTGTTTGGTTGAATCAGTTGCGAGCCCAGAAAAATTTACCTCCGCTTTCCCTTGAAATTCCAGATTATGACGTCTATCGAGACCAGATGCTGGACCAAGTCACCGATGCCATCGCCCCCTATCTCAATCTTCAACCTTTCCTAGAGGGGCCATAG
- a CDS encoding Npun_F0494 family protein — MHYPRSTINRAVRAVACSPFTIHLLITMRSQSVSLQDMCDRSGVTAGYTQTALSERQAEDTLLWLIQVGLLRREVDGQGLTDSFRLTPLGRQLIDQWQHQGKDIPKPSLSDRFQNLCQRWVRIPV; from the coding sequence ATGCATTATCCCCGTTCTACAATTAACCGCGCTGTTCGGGCTGTGGCTTGCAGTCCCTTTACGATTCATTTATTGATAACGATGCGATCGCAAAGTGTATCCCTACAAGACATGTGCGATCGCAGTGGCGTTACCGCAGGTTATACCCAAACAGCCCTCTCTGAACGGCAGGCCGAAGATACCTTACTGTGGCTGATCCAGGTGGGGCTTCTGCGTCGAGAAGTGGATGGCCAGGGCCTGACGGACAGTTTTCGCCTCACGCCCTTGGGCCGCCAACTCATTGATCAATGGCAGCACCAGGGTAAAGATATTCCAAAACCTTCCCTATCAGATCGATTCCAAAACCTTTGTCAGCGCTGGGTCCGCATCCCCGTCTAA
- the mazG gene encoding nucleoside triphosphate pyrophosphohydrolase: MPSPETPARLQIVTAASVLTEGVQLHVPILITQVESASMMRTLHAALQAAFPLDYPVSIVGELTAEEPQLSQTTLEQIGEKKGISYPANVYLPAQVSAVTIAVQQLVEVVAKLRSPDGGCPWDLEQTPQSLTPYIIEEAYETIDAIQSGSTEAITEELGDLLLQVVLQAQIACEQDQFSLEEIAQGITKKLIRRHPHVFADVEANSIEEVRANWEEIKAAEKGESADQPQALSDKMQRYTRSLPPLMAGLKLSEKAAAAGLEWQDLNDVWTKFYEELAEFQESLLQSDTEHQLSELGDLFFTLVNVARWCQLDPTSALRSTNKKLIDRIANIESQATKPLAEHSFEELEALWQAAKQQLDSTDTAGVIDNASALTEGLPTAFVAPETSEPATDPANPELSST; the protein is encoded by the coding sequence ATGCCTAGTCCCGAAACTCCAGCCAGATTGCAAATCGTCACGGCAGCCAGTGTCTTGACTGAGGGTGTCCAGCTCCACGTTCCCATACTAATTACTCAGGTTGAGTCTGCCTCGATGATGCGAACGCTACATGCTGCCTTGCAAGCCGCGTTCCCTTTAGATTATCCCGTCAGTATTGTGGGCGAGCTAACGGCTGAAGAGCCGCAACTGTCGCAAACGACCCTAGAGCAGATTGGTGAGAAGAAGGGCATTTCCTACCCAGCCAATGTGTACTTGCCTGCCCAGGTCTCTGCAGTGACCATCGCCGTTCAGCAGCTGGTGGAAGTGGTGGCTAAGCTAAGGTCTCCCGATGGAGGCTGCCCCTGGGATCTAGAGCAAACGCCTCAAAGTCTCACTCCCTATATTATTGAAGAAGCTTACGAAACTATCGACGCCATTCAGTCCGGCAGTACAGAGGCCATTACCGAAGAGTTAGGCGATTTACTTTTGCAGGTGGTTCTACAAGCCCAAATTGCTTGCGAGCAAGATCAGTTTAGTCTAGAAGAGATTGCCCAAGGCATTACCAAAAAGCTGATTCGTCGCCATCCCCATGTCTTCGCGGATGTGGAAGCTAATAGCATTGAGGAAGTGCGGGCCAATTGGGAAGAGATCAAAGCTGCAGAAAAAGGTGAATCGGCTGATCAACCCCAGGCGTTGAGTGACAAGATGCAGCGATATACCCGTAGCTTGCCGCCTTTAATGGCAGGGTTAAAACTGTCCGAGAAGGCCGCCGCCGCTGGACTAGAATGGCAAGATCTTAATGATGTTTGGACAAAGTTCTACGAGGAACTGGCTGAATTTCAGGAATCTTTGCTGCAAAGCGATACAGAACATCAGCTCTCGGAGTTGGGAGATCTCTTCTTTACCCTGGTAAATGTGGCGCGGTGGTGCCAGCTCGATCCCACCTCTGCTCTGCGGAGTACGAATAAGAAGTTGATTGACCGCATCGCTAATATTGAGTCGCAAGCGACCAAGCCTCTGGCAGAGCATTCTTTTGAAGAATTAGAAGCTTTATGGCAAGCAGCCAAGCAGCAGTTAGATTCAACGGATACAGCAGGTGTAATAGACAACGCATCTGCTCTGACGGAAGGGTTACCTACAGCTTTCGTTGCCCCAGAAACTAGCGAACCGGCTACTGACCCAGCGAATCCTGAATTGTCTTCTACCTAA